The following coding sequences are from one Pseudomonas oryzae window:
- a CDS encoding DUF934 domain-containing protein: protein MQRIIKNGEVIDERWHLLPADATLDGISNSDDLIVPLGLWLESSHALKVRDGGLGVWLQSHEQIEEIVDDLKYFKVIALDFPVFTDGRHFSSARLLRERYGYQGEIRAIGDVLRDQIFFMHRCGFDAFAVRPDRDPEDALKGLSDFSVTYQTGVDQPQPLFRRR from the coding sequence ATGCAAAGAATCATTAAGAACGGCGAAGTCATCGACGAGCGCTGGCACCTGCTGCCGGCCGACGCCACCCTCGACGGCATCTCCAACAGCGACGACCTGATCGTGCCGCTGGGCCTGTGGCTGGAGTCCAGCCACGCCCTCAAGGTGCGCGACGGCGGCCTGGGCGTGTGGCTGCAGAGCCACGAGCAGATCGAGGAGATCGTCGACGACCTGAAATACTTCAAGGTCATCGCCCTCGACTTCCCGGTGTTCACCGACGGCCGCCACTTCTCCAGCGCCCGCCTGCTGCGCGAGCGCTACGGCTATCAGGGCGAGATCCGCGCCATCGGCGACGTGCTGCGCGACCAGATCTTCTTCATGCACCGCTGCGGCTTCGATGCCTTCGCCGTGCGCCCGGATCGCGACCCGGAAGACGCCCTCAAGGGCCTGTCGGACTTCTCGGTGACCTACCAGACCGGTGTCGACCAGCCGCAACCGCTGTTCCGCCGCCGCTGA
- a CDS encoding DUF2970 domain-containing protein: MNDERKPHDEPGEPPLTLREMLQSVLAAAFGVQSNKNRMRDFGRGKPSHFIILGLLFTGLFVLVLFAVVRLVLGLSGVA; this comes from the coding sequence ATGAACGACGAGCGCAAACCCCATGACGAGCCGGGCGAGCCCCCCCTCACCCTGCGCGAGATGCTGCAGAGCGTGCTGGCCGCCGCCTTCGGCGTGCAGAGCAACAAGAACCGCATGCGCGACTTCGGCCGCGGCAAGCCCAGCCACTTCATCATCCTCGGCCTGCTGTTCACCGGCCTGTTCGTGCTGGTGCTGTTCGCCGTGGTGCGCCTGGTGCTCGGTCTCAGCGGCGTCGCGTAA
- the sohB gene encoding protease SohB, protein MEFLADYAGFLARTVTVLAAILVVLAAVAVLRSRDRRSGGHLEVHKLNDFYKALRERLQDSVLDKEQLKALRKEESKTEKAEKKSGAHKPRVYVLDFDGDIKASAGEHLRHEVTALLSLATPQDEVVVRLESGGGMVHSYGLASSQLARIRQAGVPLTVCVDKVAASGGYMMACIGEKILAAPFAILGSIGVVAQLPNFHRLLKKHAIDFEVLTAGEYKRTLTVFGENTDKGREKFQEDLETTHELFKNFVARYRPQLAIDEIATGEVWLGQAALGKQLVDELKTSDEYLAERAQHAELFQLRYHEKKSLQERVGLATAQVLDGVLLRWWSRLSQPRFWQ, encoded by the coding sequence GTGGAATTTCTTGCCGACTATGCCGGCTTTCTCGCCAGGACGGTGACCGTGCTGGCGGCCATCCTCGTCGTGCTGGCCGCCGTGGCTGTACTGCGGTCCCGCGACCGGCGTTCCGGCGGGCACCTCGAGGTGCACAAGCTCAACGATTTCTACAAGGCCCTGCGCGAGCGTCTGCAGGACAGCGTGCTCGACAAGGAGCAGCTCAAGGCCCTGCGCAAGGAAGAGAGCAAGACGGAGAAGGCCGAGAAGAAGTCCGGCGCGCACAAGCCGCGCGTCTACGTGCTGGATTTCGACGGCGACATCAAGGCCTCGGCCGGCGAGCACCTGCGCCACGAGGTCACCGCGCTGCTGAGCCTGGCCACGCCGCAGGACGAGGTGGTCGTGCGCCTGGAAAGCGGCGGCGGCATGGTGCACAGCTACGGCCTGGCTTCCTCGCAGCTGGCGCGCATCCGTCAGGCCGGCGTGCCGCTCACCGTGTGCGTGGACAAGGTGGCGGCCAGCGGCGGCTACATGATGGCCTGCATCGGCGAGAAAATCCTCGCCGCGCCCTTCGCCATCCTCGGCTCGATCGGGGTGGTGGCGCAGCTGCCCAACTTCCATCGCCTGCTGAAGAAGCACGCCATCGACTTCGAGGTGCTCACCGCCGGCGAGTACAAGCGCACCCTGACCGTGTTCGGCGAGAACACCGACAAGGGCCGCGAGAAGTTCCAGGAGGACCTGGAGACCACCCACGAGCTGTTCAAGAACTTCGTCGCCCGCTACCGGCCGCAGTTGGCCATCGACGAGATCGCCACCGGCGAGGTCTGGCTCGGCCAGGCGGCGCTGGGCAAGCAGCTGGTCGACGAACTGAAGACCAGCGACGAATACCTGGCCGAGCGTGCCCAGCACGCCGAGCTTTTCCAGTTGCGCTACCACGAGAAGAAGAGCCTGCAGGAACGTGTCGGCCTGGCGACCGCCCAGGTCCTCGACGGCGTGCTGCTGCGCTGGTGGAGCCGGCTGTCACAACCCCGTTTCTGGCAGTAG
- a CDS encoding amino acid permease: MTHATPHQGELQRSLKNRHIQLIALGGAIGTGLFLGSAGVLQKAGPSMILGYAIAGLIAFLIMRQLGEMIVEEPVAGSFSHFAHNYWSSFAGFLSGWNYWVLYILVGMSELTAVGKYIQFWWPEVPTWATAAVFFVLINAINLTNVKMFGEAEFWFAIVKVAAIVGMIILGIYLLATDSGGEQAAVSNLWAHGGFFPNGFEGLVMSLAFIMFAFGGLELVGITAAEAAEPKKVIPKAINQVVYRILIFYVGALAVLLSLYPWDALLESISSAGDPYSGSPFVKIFALIGSDAAAHVLNFVVLTAALSVYNSGVYCNSRMLYGLAEQGDAPRQFMRLNRRGVPVLAIGVSALITLLCVLVNYLLPTGALELLMALTVAALVINWAMISLTHLKFRAAKVREGVQPAFKALWHPLGNYLCLAFLGLILVVMWQIEGIRLSVYAIPLWLVVIALCYRLKQSLAGRAAATPLR, from the coding sequence ATGACCCACGCAACTCCACATCAGGGCGAACTGCAGCGCAGCCTGAAAAACCGCCACATCCAGCTGATCGCGCTCGGCGGCGCCATCGGCACCGGCCTGTTCCTCGGCTCGGCCGGGGTGCTGCAGAAGGCCGGGCCGTCGATGATCCTCGGCTATGCCATCGCCGGGCTGATCGCCTTCCTGATCATGCGCCAGCTCGGCGAGATGATCGTCGAGGAGCCGGTGGCCGGCTCGTTCAGCCATTTCGCGCACAACTACTGGAGCAGCTTCGCCGGCTTCCTGTCCGGCTGGAACTACTGGGTGCTGTACATCCTGGTGGGCATGTCCGAGCTGACCGCGGTCGGCAAGTACATCCAGTTCTGGTGGCCGGAGGTGCCGACCTGGGCGACGGCGGCGGTGTTCTTCGTGCTGATCAACGCGATCAACCTGACCAACGTGAAGATGTTCGGCGAGGCCGAGTTCTGGTTCGCCATCGTCAAGGTGGCGGCCATCGTCGGCATGATCATCCTCGGCATCTACCTGCTGGCCACCGACAGTGGCGGCGAGCAGGCGGCGGTCAGCAACCTGTGGGCGCACGGCGGTTTCTTCCCCAACGGCTTCGAGGGGCTGGTGATGTCGCTGGCCTTCATCATGTTCGCCTTCGGCGGCCTGGAGCTGGTCGGCATCACCGCCGCCGAGGCGGCCGAGCCGAAGAAGGTGATCCCCAAGGCGATCAACCAGGTGGTCTACCGCATCCTGATCTTCTACGTCGGCGCGCTGGCGGTGCTGCTCAGCCTGTACCCGTGGGACGCGCTGCTGGAGAGCATCAGCAGCGCCGGTGACCCCTACAGCGGCAGCCCGTTCGTGAAGATCTTCGCGCTGATCGGCAGCGATGCCGCGGCCCACGTGCTCAACTTCGTGGTGCTGACCGCCGCGCTGTCGGTGTACAACAGCGGCGTCTACTGCAACAGCCGCATGCTCTACGGCCTGGCCGAGCAGGGCGATGCGCCGCGGCAGTTCATGCGCCTGAACCGGCGCGGCGTACCGGTGCTGGCCATCGGCGTGTCGGCGCTGATCACCCTGCTGTGCGTGCTGGTCAACTACCTGCTGCCGACCGGGGCGCTGGAACTGCTGATGGCGCTGACGGTGGCGGCGCTGGTGATCAACTGGGCTATGATCAGCCTGACCCACCTGAAGTTCCGCGCCGCCAAGGTGCGCGAAGGCGTGCAGCCGGCGTTCAAGGCGCTGTGGCATCCGCTGGGCAACTACCTGTGCCTGGCCTTCCTGGGGCTGATCCTGGTGGTGATGTGGCAGATCGAGGGCATTCGCCTGTCGGTGTACGCCATTCCGCTGTGGCTGGTGGTGATCGCCCTGTGCTACCGGCTCAAGCAGTCGCTGGCCGGCCGGGCGGCCGCGACGCCGCTGCGCTGA
- a CDS encoding GGDEF domain-containing protein, whose amino-acid sequence MRHLPVFRFDLRRLILLLTVATALLTLANTFHASYQVQRSLLIGQTLEANRVYASKLAESTEVLLAVTHQQLAWSATQLAAELDQPQRAAAEAERLKQQSEIFNSVYVVNAERKVLAIAPAALNSTDSILSTAGAIEAVDKRQPLVSQPYISVTGHLEVMIAHPIFAADGRYLGYVGGSIHLREQNILNHLLGEHFYRDGSYIYVVDRAGRLLYHPDSERLGNLIDDNPAVDALIDGQSGSRRLTNSLGIDMLAGYAPIASIGWGVVAQSPTLGTLKQLDGLMLGILQHALPLSLLSLLAIWWLSRLISQPLWQMASKVRAMDSQATAAQIGTVRTWYFEAAELKRALLAGLARLDRKIDRLSLASMTDPLTGLYNRRGLQLTLEQWQACGQPFAVIALDIDHFKQVNDTHGHAKGDLVLQQLAGLMRENSRELDVLCRIGGEEFVMLLPGTALDAAARVAERLRLCMTDCAELDCGSITLSLGVAHWPDSSTDIDQVLAMADQALYDAKRRGRNLVVHAEPGAQQTATD is encoded by the coding sequence ATGCGCCACCTACCCGTGTTCCGGTTCGACCTGCGGCGCCTGATCCTGCTGCTGACGGTCGCCACCGCGCTGCTCACCCTGGCCAACACCTTCCACGCCAGCTACCAGGTGCAGCGCAGCCTGCTGATCGGGCAGACCCTGGAAGCCAACCGGGTGTACGCCAGCAAGCTGGCGGAAAGCACCGAAGTGCTGCTCGCGGTGACCCACCAGCAACTGGCCTGGAGCGCCACACAGCTCGCCGCCGAACTCGATCAGCCGCAGCGTGCGGCAGCGGAGGCCGAACGCCTGAAGCAGCAGTCGGAGATCTTCAACTCGGTGTATGTCGTCAATGCCGAGCGCAAGGTCCTGGCCATCGCCCCGGCAGCGCTGAATAGCACCGACAGCATCCTCAGCACCGCCGGCGCCATCGAGGCCGTCGACAAGCGCCAGCCGCTGGTCAGCCAGCCATATATTTCCGTCACCGGGCACCTGGAGGTGATGATCGCCCACCCGATCTTCGCCGCGGACGGCCGCTATCTCGGTTATGTCGGCGGCAGCATCCACCTACGCGAACAGAACATCCTCAACCACCTGCTCGGCGAACACTTCTATCGCGACGGCTCCTACATCTATGTGGTCGACCGCGCAGGACGGCTGCTCTACCACCCCGATAGCGAGCGCCTCGGCAACCTGATCGACGACAACCCGGCGGTCGACGCTTTGATCGACGGGCAGAGCGGCAGCCGGCGGCTGACCAACTCGCTGGGCATCGACATGCTCGCCGGCTACGCGCCGATCGCCTCCATCGGCTGGGGCGTGGTCGCCCAGAGCCCCACGCTCGGCACCCTGAAGCAACTGGATGGCCTGATGCTCGGCATCCTGCAGCACGCGCTACCCCTCTCGCTGCTCAGTCTGCTGGCCATCTGGTGGCTGTCGCGGCTGATCTCCCAGCCGCTCTGGCAGATGGCCAGCAAGGTGCGCGCCATGGACTCGCAGGCCACCGCGGCGCAGATCGGCACCGTCAGGACCTGGTATTTCGAGGCCGCCGAGCTCAAGCGCGCCCTGCTCGCCGGGCTCGCGCGGCTCGACCGCAAGATCGACCGGCTCAGCCTTGCCAGCATGACCGACCCGCTCACCGGGCTGTACAACCGCCGCGGCCTGCAGCTCACCCTCGAGCAGTGGCAGGCCTGCGGGCAGCCGTTCGCGGTCATCGCCCTGGATATCGACCACTTCAAGCAGGTCAACGACACCCACGGTCATGCCAAGGGCGATCTGGTGCTGCAACAGCTGGCGGGGCTGATGCGCGAGAATTCGCGCGAGCTCGACGTGCTCTGCCGCATCGGCGGCGAGGAGTTCGTCATGCTGCTGCCGGGCACCGCCCTGGACGCCGCCGCGCGGGTGGCCGAACGCCTGCGCCTGTGCATGACCGACTGCGCCGAGCTGGACTGCGGCTCGATCACCCTGTCCCTCGGCGTGGCCCACTGGCCGGACAGCAGCACCGACATCGACCAGGTGCTGGCGATGGCCGACCAGGCGCTGTACGACGCCAAGCGCCGCGGGCGCAATCTGGTCGTGCATGCCGAACCGGGTGCGCAGCAGACCGCCACAGACTGA
- a CDS encoding MATE family efflux transporter has translation MPDRQRLYQILFLGLPIIGGMLSQSLINLVDAAMVGHLGEKALAGVGLGSYANFVAVSLIMGLGSAVQALVARRRGEGRLLEEATPLNAGLAMALLVGLPLGLACWLLAPQIIDLLTQDPEVAGIAREYFQWRVLAVAAVGLNFSFRGFWNGSHRSGMYLRILLGMHLFNAALSYCLIHGLLGLPRMGAEGSGLGTCIALYLGSLVYLVQTWRVARNGGFLRGRPQAIEFRVLLRLALPNSLQQFLFATGITLLFWIIAQIGSAELAVAHVLINLTLLLILPAIGLGMAATTLVSHSLGEGDVEAAHRWGWEVVRIAALGLTLLGIPFWLFPEAILGLFVNDPRLIELGTWPLRLTGLCMVLDCASLVLTQALLGAGASRTVMAVSLGNQWLLFLPLAYLIGPVLGYGLLAIWALYMLQRGFASLLFAVMWQKRDWARIEL, from the coding sequence ATGCCCGATCGCCAGCGCCTGTATCAGATCCTCTTCCTCGGCCTGCCGATCATCGGTGGCATGCTCAGCCAGAGTCTGATCAACCTGGTCGACGCGGCCATGGTCGGGCACCTGGGGGAAAAGGCGCTGGCCGGGGTGGGCCTGGGCAGCTACGCCAACTTCGTCGCGGTGTCGCTGATCATGGGCCTCGGTTCGGCGGTGCAGGCGCTGGTCGCGCGGCGGCGCGGCGAGGGCCGGCTGCTGGAGGAAGCGACGCCGCTCAACGCCGGCCTGGCAATGGCCCTGCTGGTCGGCCTGCCGCTCGGCCTCGCCTGCTGGCTGCTCGCGCCGCAGATCATCGACCTGCTGACCCAGGACCCGGAGGTCGCCGGCATCGCCCGCGAGTACTTCCAGTGGCGGGTGCTGGCGGTCGCCGCGGTGGGCCTGAACTTCTCGTTCCGCGGCTTCTGGAACGGCAGCCACCGCTCGGGCATGTACCTGCGCATCCTGCTCGGCATGCACCTGTTCAACGCCGCGCTGAGCTACTGCCTGATCCACGGCCTGCTCGGCCTGCCGCGCATGGGCGCGGAAGGCTCGGGGCTGGGCACCTGCATCGCCCTCTACCTCGGCTCGCTGGTCTACCTGGTGCAGACCTGGCGGGTGGCGCGCAACGGCGGCTTCCTGCGCGGGCGGCCGCAGGCCATCGAGTTCCGCGTGCTGCTGCGCCTGGCGCTGCCCAACTCGCTGCAGCAGTTCCTGTTCGCCACCGGCATCACCCTGCTGTTCTGGATCATCGCGCAGATCGGCAGCGCCGAGCTGGCGGTGGCCCATGTGCTGATCAACCTGACCCTGCTGCTGATCCTGCCGGCCATCGGCCTGGGCATGGCAGCCACCACCCTGGTCAGCCACAGCCTCGGCGAGGGTGACGTGGAGGCCGCGCACCGCTGGGGCTGGGAGGTGGTGCGCATCGCCGCCCTGGGCCTGACGCTGCTCGGCATTCCCTTCTGGCTGTTCCCCGAGGCGATCCTCGGCCTGTTCGTCAACGATCCGCGGCTGATCGAGCTGGGTACCTGGCCGCTGCGCCTGACCGGCCTGTGCATGGTGCTGGACTGCGCCTCGCTGGTGCTGACCCAGGCGCTGCTCGGTGCCGGCGCCAGCCGCACGGTGATGGCGGTGAGCCTGGGCAACCAGTGGCTGTTGTTCCTGCCGCTGGCCTACCTGATCGGTCCGGTGCTCGGCTACGGTCTGCTGGCGATCTGGGCGCTGTACATGCTGCAGCGCGGCTTCGCCTCGCTGCTGTTCGCCGTCATGTGGCAGAAGCGCGACTGGGCGCGCATCGAGTTGTAA
- a CDS encoding nitrite/sulfite reductase codes for MYVYDEYDQRIIEERVAQFRDQTRRFLTGELSEEEFRPLRLQNGLYVQRHAPMLRVCVPYGLLSAPQLRMLAKLARDYDKNYAHISTRQNVQYNWPKLEDVPDMLAELASVQMHAIQTSGNCIRNVTTDQFAGVAPDEVIDPRPWCEIIRQWATFHPEFAHLPRKFKIAVNGSAADRAAIEVHDIGLEPVHNAAGELGFRVLVGGGLGRTPIVGSFINEFLPWQHLLTYLEAILRVYNRYGRRDNKYKARIKILVKALTPEVFAERVAAEWAHLKDGPATLTQAELDRVAQHFVDPAYQALQDQSAALAALDAEHPGFARWRSRNVAGHKKPGYAAVTLSLKPTGIAPGDVTDKQFDAIADLAERYSFGEARTSHEQNIILADVEQSQLFALWGELRELGLATPNIGLLTDIICCPGGDFCSLANAKSIPIAEAIQRRFDDLDYVFDLGEIDLNISGCMNACGHHHIGNIGILGVDKKGEEFYQVSLGGEAGRNASLGQILGPSFAQDDMADVIAKIIEVYVGQRNEEERFIDTFRRIGIDPFKERVYAKNH; via the coding sequence ATGTACGTATACGACGAGTACGATCAGAGGATCATCGAGGAGCGCGTCGCGCAGTTCCGCGATCAAACCCGCCGCTTCCTGACCGGCGAGCTGAGCGAAGAGGAATTCCGCCCGCTGCGTCTGCAGAACGGTCTGTATGTGCAGCGCCACGCGCCCATGCTGCGCGTCTGCGTGCCCTACGGCCTGCTGTCCGCGCCGCAGCTGCGCATGCTGGCCAAGCTGGCCCGCGACTACGACAAGAACTACGCCCACATCAGCACCCGTCAGAACGTCCAGTACAACTGGCCGAAGCTGGAAGACGTGCCGGACATGCTCGCCGAGCTGGCCAGCGTGCAGATGCACGCCATCCAGACCAGCGGCAACTGCATCCGCAACGTCACCACCGACCAGTTCGCCGGCGTCGCCCCCGACGAGGTGATCGACCCGCGTCCGTGGTGCGAGATCATCCGCCAGTGGGCCACCTTCCACCCGGAATTCGCCCACCTGCCGCGCAAGTTCAAGATCGCGGTGAACGGCTCGGCGGCCGACCGCGCAGCCATCGAGGTGCACGACATCGGCCTGGAGCCGGTGCACAACGCCGCCGGCGAGCTGGGCTTCCGCGTGCTGGTCGGCGGCGGCCTGGGCCGTACCCCGATCGTCGGCAGCTTCATCAACGAATTCCTGCCCTGGCAGCACCTGCTGACCTACCTGGAAGCCATCCTGCGCGTGTACAACCGTTACGGTCGCCGTGACAACAAGTACAAGGCGCGGATCAAGATCCTGGTCAAGGCGCTGACCCCGGAAGTGTTCGCCGAGCGCGTCGCCGCCGAGTGGGCACACCTCAAGGACGGCCCGGCCACCCTGACCCAGGCAGAACTCGACCGCGTCGCCCAGCACTTCGTCGACCCGGCCTACCAGGCCCTGCAGGACCAGAGCGCCGCCCTCGCCGCCCTGGACGCTGAGCACCCGGGCTTCGCCCGCTGGCGTTCGCGCAACGTGGCCGGCCACAAGAAGCCAGGCTACGCCGCCGTGACCCTGTCGCTCAAGCCGACCGGTATCGCCCCCGGCGACGTCACCGACAAGCAGTTCGACGCCATCGCCGACCTGGCCGAGCGCTACAGCTTCGGCGAGGCGCGCACCAGCCACGAGCAGAACATCATCCTCGCCGACGTCGAGCAGTCCCAGCTGTTCGCCCTGTGGGGCGAGCTGCGCGAACTGGGCCTGGCCACGCCGAACATCGGCCTGCTGACCGACATCATCTGCTGCCCGGGCGGCGACTTCTGCTCGCTGGCCAACGCCAAGTCGATCCCGATCGCCGAAGCCATCCAGCGCCGTTTCGACGACCTCGACTACGTGTTCGACCTCGGCGAGATCGACCTGAACATCTCCGGCTGCATGAACGCCTGTGGTCACCACCACATCGGCAACATCGGCATCCTCGGCGTCGACAAGAAGGGCGAGGAGTTCTACCAGGTGTCGCTGGGCGGCGAAGCCGGCCGCAACGCCAGCCTCGGCCAGATCCTCGGCCCGTCCTTCGCCCAGGACGACATGGCCGACGTGATCGCCAAGATCATCGAGGTGTACGTCGGTCAGCGCAACGAGGAAGAGCGCTTCATCGATACCTTCCGCCGTATCGGCATCGATCCCTTCAAGGAACGCGTCTATGCAAAGAATCATTAA
- a CDS encoding Na+/H+ antiporter family protein yields MNAVLIAVGLMLVLSLARVHVVVALILGALAGGMAGGLGIEGTLAAFNKGLGGGATVALSYALLGAFAVAIARSGMAHALADRALHLVGRQEANGGAAVKWLVLGLLLLVAVASQNILPIHIAFIPLLVPPLLYVMSRLQLDRRLIACVLTFGLITPYMFLPVGFGGIFLNDILLANVSRSGVDVAGISVTQAMAIPALGMLCGLLLAFVSYRKPRQYDLAAIEQVEQVERRYSPRTLLVAGVAVAVAFAVQLWLDSMIIGALAGFVVFSASGVVRWREADGLFTEGMKMMAMIGFIMIAAAGFAEVMRETGHVKALVDAAAGAIGNSKALGALLMLLVGLLVTMGIGSSFSTVPIIAAIFVPLGVELGFSPLAIVSLVGTAGALGDAGSPASDSTLGPTSGLNVDGQHNHIWDSVVPTFLHYNLPLLAFGWLAAMVL; encoded by the coding sequence ATGAACGCGGTACTCATCGCCGTCGGCCTGATGCTGGTACTCAGCCTGGCCCGCGTGCATGTGGTGGTCGCCCTGATCCTCGGCGCCCTGGCCGGAGGCATGGCCGGCGGTCTCGGCATCGAGGGCACCCTGGCGGCCTTCAACAAGGGGCTGGGTGGCGGCGCCACCGTGGCCCTGTCCTACGCGCTGCTCGGTGCTTTCGCGGTGGCCATCGCCCGTTCCGGCATGGCCCACGCCCTGGCGGACCGGGCGCTGCATCTGGTCGGCCGCCAGGAGGCCAATGGCGGTGCCGCGGTGAAATGGCTGGTGCTCGGCCTGCTGCTGCTGGTGGCGGTGGCGTCGCAGAACATCCTGCCGATCCACATCGCCTTCATCCCGCTGCTGGTGCCGCCGCTGCTTTACGTGATGAGCCGCCTGCAGCTCGACCGCCGACTGATCGCCTGCGTGCTGACCTTCGGCCTGATCACCCCGTACATGTTCCTGCCGGTGGGCTTCGGCGGCATCTTCCTCAACGACATCCTGCTGGCCAACGTCAGCCGCAGCGGCGTCGACGTGGCTGGCATCAGTGTCACCCAGGCCATGGCGATCCCGGCGCTGGGCATGCTGTGCGGCCTGCTGCTGGCCTTCGTCAGCTACCGCAAGCCGCGCCAGTACGACCTGGCGGCGATCGAGCAGGTGGAGCAGGTGGAGCGCCGCTACAGCCCGCGCACCCTGCTGGTCGCCGGCGTGGCGGTGGCGGTGGCCTTCGCCGTGCAGCTGTGGCTGGACTCGATGATCATCGGCGCGCTGGCCGGCTTCGTGGTGTTCTCCGCCTCCGGGGTGGTGCGCTGGCGCGAGGCCGACGGCCTGTTCACCGAGGGCATGAAGATGATGGCGATGATCGGCTTCATCATGATCGCCGCCGCCGGCTTCGCCGAGGTGATGCGCGAGACCGGCCACGTCAAGGCGCTGGTGGACGCCGCCGCCGGGGCGATCGGCAACAGCAAGGCGCTCGGCGCGCTGCTGATGCTGCTGGTCGGCCTGCTGGTGACCATGGGCATCGGCTCGTCGTTCTCCACCGTGCCGATCATCGCGGCGATCTTCGTGCCGCTGGGTGTGGAGCTGGGCTTCAGCCCGCTGGCCATCGTCAGCCTGGTGGGCACCGCCGGTGCGCTGGGCGACGCCGGCTCGCCGGCCTCCGACTCGACCCTCGGCCCGACCTCCGGCCTCAACGTCGACGGCCAGCACAACCACATCTGGGACAGCGTGGTGCCGACCTTCCTGCACTACAACCTGCCGCTGCTGGCCTTCGGCTGGCTGGCGGCGATGGTGCTGTGA
- a CDS encoding YhdH/YhfP family quinone oxidoreductase: protein MTSFKALWVTESAPGIFDQAVVQRELDDLPPGEVLIRVRYSSLNYKDALSASGNRKVTREYPHTPGIDAAGEVVECATGEFQPGDEVIVTGYDLGANTAGGFAQYIRVPAAWVVRCPAGLSLRDSMLLGTAGLTAGLCIEKLQHVGLDGEAGPVLVTGACGGVGSIAVLLLTRLGYTVAASTGKLEQAEFLNRLGAQQIIDRTLLRDGADKPLLRMRWAGAVDTVGGDILFNVVKSLQYGASVTCCGLTASAAMSRASVLPFILRGVNLLGVDSVELPRAVKAAMWEKLAGPWKLDNLELVCHEVSLDELPEEIRRMLAGRMVGRMLVRID, encoded by the coding sequence ATGACAAGTTTCAAGGCCCTGTGGGTCACCGAGAGTGCCCCGGGGATATTCGACCAGGCGGTGGTGCAGCGCGAGCTGGACGACCTGCCGCCGGGCGAGGTGCTGATACGCGTGCGCTATTCCTCGCTCAACTACAAGGATGCGCTGTCGGCGAGCGGCAATCGCAAGGTGACCCGGGAGTATCCGCACACGCCCGGCATCGACGCCGCCGGCGAGGTGGTGGAGTGCGCGACCGGTGAGTTCCAGCCGGGCGATGAGGTGATAGTCACCGGCTACGACCTGGGCGCCAACACGGCCGGCGGCTTCGCCCAGTACATCCGCGTGCCGGCGGCCTGGGTGGTGCGCTGCCCGGCCGGCCTCTCCCTGCGCGACTCCATGCTGCTCGGCACCGCCGGGCTGACCGCCGGGCTGTGCATCGAGAAGCTGCAGCACGTCGGCCTCGACGGCGAGGCCGGGCCGGTGCTGGTCACCGGCGCCTGCGGCGGCGTGGGCAGCATCGCCGTGCTGCTGCTGACCCGGCTCGGCTACACGGTGGCCGCGTCCACCGGCAAGCTGGAGCAGGCCGAGTTCCTCAACCGGCTGGGTGCCCAGCAGATCATCGACCGCACCCTGCTGCGCGACGGCGCCGACAAGCCGCTGCTGCGCATGCGCTGGGCCGGGGCGGTGGATACCGTCGGTGGCGACATCCTGTTCAACGTGGTGAAGTCGTTGCAGTACGGTGCCAGCGTCACCTGCTGCGGGCTGACCGCCAGCGCGGCGATGAGTCGCGCCTCGGTGCTGCCGTTCATCCTGCGCGGGGTCAACCTGCTGGGGGTCGACTCGGTGGAGCTGCCGCGCGCGGTGAAGGCGGCGATGTGGGAGAAACTGGCCGGCCCCTGGAAGCTCGACAACCTGGAGCTGGTCTGCCATGAGGTCAGCCTCGACGAGCTGCCCGAGGAGATCAGGCGCATGCTGGCCGGGCGCATGGTCGGGCGCATGCTGGTGCGCATCGACTGA
- a CDS encoding SCP2 sterol-binding domain-containing protein, whose amino-acid sequence MSSVAQVIETMQSRFNASAASGLDLVFQFQIEDAENYYLAINNGTCALHPGDADEPNVTLIMNSATLKGILKGEISGMEAFLGGKLRTEGDMMLALKLGELFPS is encoded by the coding sequence ATGAGCAGTGTCGCCCAAGTCATCGAAACCATGCAGAGCCGCTTCAACGCCAGCGCCGCCTCCGGTCTGGATCTGGTGTTCCAGTTCCAGATCGAGGACGCCGAAAACTACTACCTGGCGATCAACAACGGCACCTGCGCACTGCACCCGGGCGATGCCGATGAGCCCAACGTGACCCTGATCATGAACAGCGCCACCCTCAAGGGCATCCTCAAGGGCGAGATCAGCGGCATGGAGGCCTTCCTCGGCGGCAAGCTGCGCACCGAAGGCGACATGATGCTGGCCCTCAAGCTGGGCGAACTGTTCCCGTCCTGA